One segment of Ficedula albicollis isolate OC2 chromosome 2, FicAlb1.5, whole genome shotgun sequence DNA contains the following:
- the CSPG5 gene encoding chondroitin sulfate proteoglycan 5, producing the protein MPAVPHAPGCALRLAPSPPLGGTPLGLAVTGAGPQHRLGDPDPAPGGPQCNTQDYTWHKGTRCESIVTDFQVMCVAVGSAALVVLLLFMLTVFFAKKLYLLKTENSKLRKTKYRTPSELHNDNFSLSTIAEGSHPNDDPSAPHKLQDSLKSCLKDEEPFNIHNSTSPKHDKGEQDAGELNCLQNNLT; encoded by the exons ATGCCGGCTGTGCCGCACGCACCGGGCTGTGCCCTGCGGCTGGCACCGAGCCCGCCCCTCGGGGGGACCCCGCTGGGGCTGGCAGTCACCGGTGCGGGCCCCCAGCACCGCCTGGGAGACCCTGACCCCGCTCCCGGCGGCCCCCA GTGCAACACGCAGGACTACACGTGGCACAAGGGCACGCGCTGCGAGTCCATCGTCACCGACTTCCAGGTGATGTGCGTGGCCGTGGGCTCGGCCGCGCtcgtggtgctgctgctcttcatgCTCACCGTGTTCTTCGCCAAGAAGCTCTACCTGCTCAAGACGGAGAACAGCAAACTGCGCAAGACCAA ATACCGCACCCCGTCCGAGCTGCACAACGACAACTTCTCCCTCTCCACCATCGCCGAGGGCTCCCACCCGAAC GACGATCCCAGCGCTCCCCACAAGCTGCAGGACTCGCTGAAATCCTGCCTGAAGGACGAGGAGCCCTTCAACATCCACAACTCGACGTCGCCCAAGCACGACAAAGGGGAGCAGGACGCGGGGGAGCTGAACTGCCTCCAGAACAACCTGACGTGA
- the LOC101817321 gene encoding translation initiation factor IF-2-like: protein MALWPLCMAVIRPVIKARASLCWLGGKFLRRARETGARSSPSPAPRRGEPSGNPGHPSRAAPPCSGAAEGMELGWHPGAARDADPEADGAGGGWSGAGTGAVPSRGDRSDQEEPRAGRGKARTEPRRCRRRSLRLRDRRDPLPPPATTPRFLISPSKPRINYLAAHRTHREHPTRAELRLWLPPVPGERRLHPRRAAQLMSCGD from the exons ATGGCTCTCTGGCCTCTCTGCATGGCGGTCATTAGGCCTGTGATTAAAGCCCGTGCGTcgctctgctggctgggaggtAAATTCCTCCGCAGGGCCCGTGAAACCGGCGCCCGCTCCTCGCCCTCTCCTGCGCCCCGGCGCGGGGAGCCCTCGGGTAACCCCGGCCATCCCTCCcgagcagctcctccctgctctggggcggcagaggggatggagctgggctggcacccGGGCGCGGCGAGGGACGCTGACCCCGAGGCAGATGGGGCTGGTGGCGGCTGGAGCGGGGCAGGAACGGGGGCTGTGCCTTCCCGAGGGGACAGGAGTGACCAGGAGG AGCCCCgtgctgggaggggaaaggCAAGGACCGAACCCCGCCGGTGCCGGCGCCGCTCGCTGCGCCTCCGGGACCGCCGGGATCCACTGCCGCCTCCTGCCACCACTCCTCGGTTTTTAATCTCCCCGAGCAAGCCGAGAATTAATTATTTAGCGGCTCACAGGACGCACCGGGAGCATCCGACCCGCGCCGAGCTGCGGCTTTGGCTGCCGCCCGTCCCGGGAGAGCGCCGGCTGCATCCCCGACGTGCCGCACAGTTAATGTCGTGCGGTGATTGA